A window of the Yersinia rochesterensis genome harbors these coding sequences:
- a CDS encoding branched-chain amino acid ABC transporter permease — MTTTSVHLSAAKQRTPSTTRLAALLILAGALALPLVVDSAMIGDFSYFLLWTFCAIGLAAMWGHGGILSFGQTAFFGLAGYTYGVMTLNFGDGVLSTWSGLIMALLVAAAVAAALGYLMFYGGVTGIFIGIVTLSFTLVLETFMSQTAGPQWTIGSARLNGFNGMSGMPPLSLPWFDGKLLALEGNAFYYLIILLLAGVYWGVRRLLRSNFGLTLASIRENPRRAEMLGIDIRRYQLLVFVLGGVLSGLSGALYTLWGSYITPSSMGLTAAAMPVIWVATAGRKNIFGTAVITALLVWLSQWLAIYGSEYAMILLGAILLFVVLAAPNGLLPWLAEKITRWSAARQKKGESL, encoded by the coding sequence GTGACAACAACTTCTGTTCATTTATCGGCGGCAAAACAACGCACGCCGTCCACCACTCGGCTGGCTGCGCTGCTTATTCTGGCGGGCGCTCTCGCCCTGCCGTTGGTGGTCGATAGCGCCATGATCGGCGACTTTTCCTACTTCCTCCTGTGGACATTCTGTGCCATCGGGTTGGCGGCAATGTGGGGGCATGGCGGCATTTTATCTTTCGGGCAGACCGCCTTCTTTGGCCTTGCCGGTTACACCTACGGCGTGATGACGTTGAATTTCGGCGATGGTGTGCTCTCCACCTGGTCGGGCTTGATTATGGCCTTGCTGGTGGCCGCTGCGGTGGCTGCGGCACTGGGTTACTTGATGTTTTACGGCGGAGTGACCGGCATTTTTATCGGCATCGTGACCCTGTCTTTCACTCTGGTGCTGGAAACTTTTATGTCGCAGACCGCTGGCCCGCAATGGACTATCGGCAGTGCGCGACTGAATGGTTTTAATGGCATGTCCGGCATGCCGCCACTCTCCCTGCCGTGGTTCGACGGCAAATTGCTGGCACTGGAAGGTAATGCCTTTTACTACCTGATTATTCTGCTGCTTGCTGGTGTTTACTGGGGGGTTCGGCGGTTATTGCGCTCTAATTTTGGCCTGACACTGGCCTCTATCCGCGAGAACCCGCGCCGGGCAGAAATGCTGGGGATTGATATCCGCCGCTACCAATTACTGGTGTTTGTGCTCGGCGGTGTGCTCTCCGGGTTATCCGGTGCGCTGTATACCTTATGGGGTTCTTATATCACGCCGTCCTCCATGGGGCTGACCGCCGCCGCAATGCCAGTTATTTGGGTAGCGACCGCCGGGCGTAAAAATATTTTTGGTACTGCGGTCATCACCGCCCTGCTGGTGTGGCTATCCCAATGGCTGGCTATTTACGGCAGCGAATACGCCATGATTTTGCTGGGTGCCATTTTGCTGTTTGTGGTGCTAGCCGCGCCCAACGGCCTCTTGCCTTGGTTGGCGGAGAAAATCACCCGTTGGTCTGCCGCTCGTCAGAAAAAAGGGGAATCGCTATGA